One stretch of Pseudomonas azotoformans DNA includes these proteins:
- the mreD gene encoding rod shape-determining protein MreD — MAGTHSRNGWIVWLTFAIGLLLSVSPLPQFMEILRPLWLALLLAFWALNLPHKVGMVTAMFLGLAEDVLYGTLLGQNALILTLITFLVLSLQQRLRMFPMWQQCLVILVIFGLAQLVQLWLSALTGNRQPTLALVLPALVSALLWPWISFGLRGLRRRYKIN; from the coding sequence ATGGCCGGTACTCATTCGCGTAATGGTTGGATCGTCTGGCTGACCTTTGCCATCGGTTTGTTGCTCAGCGTATCGCCGCTGCCGCAGTTCATGGAAATCCTGCGTCCGCTCTGGCTGGCGTTGTTGCTGGCGTTCTGGGCGCTGAACCTGCCGCACAAAGTCGGCATGGTCACGGCGATGTTCCTGGGCTTGGCGGAAGATGTGCTCTATGGCACCTTGCTGGGTCAGAACGCGTTGATCCTGACCCTGATCACCTTCCTGGTGCTGTCGTTGCAGCAACGTTTGCGCATGTTCCCGATGTGGCAACAGTGCCTGGTGATCCTGGTGATCTTCGGCCTGGCACAGCTGGTTCAGCTGTGGCTCAGTGCCTTGACCGGTAATCGCCAACCGACCCTGGCGTTGGTCTTGCCGGCCCTGGTCAGTGCGTTGCTGTGGCCATGGATCAGCTTCGGTCTGCGTGGGTTGCGTCGTCGCTACAAAATCAATTGA
- the rng gene encoding ribonuclease G, with amino-acid sequence MSEEILINITPMESRVAVVENGVLQEVHVERTQKRGIVGNIYKGKVVRVLPGMQAAFVDIGLDRAAFIHASEISLREGPAVESISALVHEGQSLVVQVTKDPIGSKGARLTTQLSIPSRYLVYMPRTAHVGISLKIEDEAERERLKKVVSDCVAAEGIKEAGGFILRTAAEGAGADEILMDIRYLRRLWDQIDAQIKTIGAPSVIYEDLGLALRTLRDLVSPKIEKIRIDSRETFQRTTQFVAELMPEIADRLEHYPGERPIFDLYGVEDEIQKALERKVPLKSGGYLVVDPAEAMTTIDVNTGAFVGHRNLEETIFKTNLEAATAIARQLRLRNLGGIIIIDFIDMEDEEHQRQVLRTLEKQLERDHAKTNIIGITELGLVQMTRKRTRESLEQVLCEPCSSCQGRGKLKTPETVCYEIFREILREARAYQAEGYRVLANQKVVDRLLDEESGNVAELEGFIGRTIRFQVETMYSQEQYDVVLL; translated from the coding sequence ATGAGTGAAGAGATTCTGATCAATATCACGCCGATGGAATCGCGCGTGGCGGTGGTAGAGAACGGTGTTCTGCAAGAAGTGCACGTTGAGCGTACCCAGAAGCGCGGGATCGTCGGCAATATCTACAAAGGCAAGGTGGTGCGCGTATTGCCGGGGATGCAAGCGGCATTCGTCGATATCGGCCTGGATCGTGCGGCATTTATCCATGCTTCGGAAATTTCCCTGCGTGAAGGCCCAGCAGTGGAAAGCATCAGCGCGCTGGTGCATGAAGGGCAGAGCCTGGTGGTGCAAGTCACCAAGGACCCTATCGGCTCCAAGGGCGCGCGCCTGACCACGCAGTTGTCGATTCCTTCGCGATACCTGGTGTATATGCCGCGTACCGCGCATGTCGGCATCTCCTTGAAGATCGAAGACGAAGCCGAGCGCGAGCGCCTGAAGAAGGTGGTCAGTGATTGCGTGGCAGCTGAAGGCATCAAGGAGGCGGGCGGCTTTATCCTGCGCACCGCTGCCGAGGGCGCCGGCGCCGATGAAATCCTCATGGACATCCGCTACCTGCGACGTCTGTGGGACCAGATCGACGCCCAGATCAAGACCATCGGTGCGCCCAGCGTCATCTATGAAGACCTGGGCCTGGCCTTGCGCACACTGCGCGACCTGGTCAGCCCGAAGATTGAGAAAATTCGCATCGACTCGCGGGAAACCTTCCAGCGCACCACACAATTTGTTGCCGAACTGATGCCGGAAATTGCCGACCGCCTGGAGCACTACCCCGGCGAGCGGCCGATCTTCGACCTGTATGGCGTCGAAGATGAAATCCAGAAAGCCCTGGAACGCAAGGTGCCGCTCAAGTCCGGCGGCTACCTGGTAGTGGACCCGGCGGAAGCCATGACCACCATCGACGTCAACACCGGCGCGTTCGTGGGCCATCGCAACCTCGAAGAAACCATCTTCAAGACCAACCTCGAAGCCGCGACTGCGATTGCTCGCCAACTGCGCCTGCGCAACCTGGGTGGCATCATCATCATCGACTTCATCGACATGGAAGACGAAGAGCACCAGCGCCAGGTGCTGCGGACCCTCGAGAAACAGCTGGAGCGTGATCACGCCAAGACCAACATCATCGGCATTACCGAGTTGGGCCTGGTGCAGATGACCCGCAAACGCACCCGCGAAAGCCTTGAGCAAGTGCTGTGCGAGCCGTGCAGCAGTTGCCAGGGACGCGGTAAGTTGAAGACCCCGGAAACGGTTTGCTACGAGATTTTCCGCGAAATCCTGCGCGAGGCGCGTGCCTACCAGGCCGAAGGTTATAGAGTGCTCGCCAACCAGAAAGTGGTCGACCGGCTGCTGGACGAAGAGTCCGGCAACGTTGCCGAACTGGAGGGTTTTATCGGACGCACGATACGCTTCCAGGTTGAAACCATGTATTCCCAGGAACAATACGACGTGGTGCTGCTCTGA
- the gatA gene encoding Asp-tRNA(Asn)/Glu-tRNA(Gln) amidotransferase subunit GatA yields the protein MHHMTLAEIARGLADKKFSSEELTKTLLARIAEHDSKVNSFISLTEELALSQAKAADARRANGENGPLLGAPIAHKDLFCTQGIRTSCGSKMLDNFKAPYDATVVSKLAAAGAVTLGKTNMDEFAMGSANESSYYGAVKNPWNLEHVPGGSSGGSAAAVAARFLPAATATDTGGSIRQPAAFTNLTGLKPTYGRVSRWGMIAYASSLDQGGPLARTAEDCAILLQGMAGFDKQDSTSIDEPVPDYSASLNTSLKGLRIGVPKEYFSAGLDPRIAELVHNSVKELEKLGAVIKEISLPNNGHAIPAYYVIAPAEASSNLSRFDGVRFGYRCENPKDLTDLYKRSRGEGFGAEVQRRIMVGAYALSAGYYDAYYLKAQKIRRLVKNDFMAAFEQVDVILGPTTPNPAWKLGAKNGDPVAAYLEDLYTITANLAGLPGLSMPAGFVDGLPVGVQLLAPYFQEGRLLNVAHQYQLNTDWHTRTPTGF from the coding sequence ATGCATCACATGACTCTGGCCGAGATCGCCCGCGGTCTCGCCGACAAAAAGTTTTCTTCCGAAGAGCTGACCAAGACCCTGCTGGCGCGTATCGCCGAGCACGACTCGAAGGTCAACAGCTTCATCAGCCTCACCGAAGAGCTGGCCTTGAGCCAGGCCAAGGCCGCCGACGCACGTCGCGCCAACGGTGAAAATGGCCCACTGCTGGGCGCGCCGATTGCCCACAAAGACCTGTTCTGCACCCAGGGCATTCGCACCAGCTGCGGCTCGAAGATGCTCGACAACTTCAAGGCACCCTACGACGCCACCGTGGTGTCCAAGCTGGCTGCCGCTGGGGCCGTGACCCTGGGCAAGACCAACATGGACGAATTCGCCATGGGTTCGGCCAACGAGTCGAGCTACTACGGCGCGGTGAAAAACCCGTGGAACCTGGAGCACGTGCCCGGCGGTTCGTCCGGTGGTTCGGCTGCAGCTGTTGCTGCGCGCTTCCTGCCGGCCGCCACGGCCACCGATACCGGTGGTTCGATCCGCCAGCCTGCCGCGTTCACCAACCTCACCGGCCTGAAGCCGACCTACGGTCGCGTTTCCCGCTGGGGCATGATCGCCTACGCGTCAAGCCTCGATCAGGGCGGCCCACTGGCCCGCACCGCTGAAGACTGCGCGATTTTGTTACAAGGTATGGCCGGCTTCGATAAACAGGACTCCACCAGCATCGATGAGCCGGTGCCGGACTACAGCGCCAGCCTGAACACCTCGCTCAAGGGCCTGCGCATCGGCGTGCCGAAGGAATACTTCAGCGCCGGTCTGGACCCCCGCATCGCCGAACTGGTGCATAACAGCGTCAAGGAGCTGGAAAAGCTCGGCGCCGTGATCAAGGAAATCAGCCTGCCGAACAACGGGCACGCGATTCCTGCGTACTACGTGATCGCCCCGGCTGAAGCGTCCTCCAACCTGTCGCGTTTCGACGGCGTGCGTTTCGGCTACCGCTGCGAAAACCCGAAAGACCTCACCGACCTTTATAAGCGCTCCCGTGGCGAAGGTTTCGGTGCCGAAGTACAGCGCCGCATCATGGTCGGCGCCTACGCCCTCTCGGCCGGTTACTACGACGCGTACTACCTCAAGGCGCAGAAAATCCGCCGCCTGGTGAAGAACGACTTCATGGCCGCCTTTGAACAAGTTGACGTGATCCTCGGCCCGACCACGCCGAACCCGGCCTGGAAACTCGGCGCCAAGAACGGCGACCCGGTGGCTGCGTACCTCGAGGACCTGTACACCATCACCGCCAACCTCGCGGGCCTGCCGGGCTTGTCCATGCCTGCCGGTTTCGTCGATGGCCTGCCGGTCGGCGTGCAATTGCTTGCCCCGTATTTCCAGGAAGGCCGCCTGCTCAATGTGGCGCACCAGTACCAGTTGAACACTGACTGGCACACTCGCACCCCTACCGGCTTCTGA
- a CDS encoding septal ring lytic transglycosylase RlpA family protein yields the protein MKRLLGLLALFSLLAGCASGLIDPNGYDETGTASYYGAKHHGKKTASGEPFNQNALTAAHRRLPFGTQVKVTNLDNDRSVVVRINDRGPHTRGRLIDLSRKAAEQLGMIGSGTARVRVQALNN from the coding sequence ATGAAGCGTCTACTCGGCCTCCTGGCCCTGTTCTCCCTGTTGGCCGGCTGCGCCAGCGGCCTCATCGACCCCAACGGCTACGACGAAACCGGCACCGCCTCCTATTACGGCGCAAAGCACCACGGCAAGAAGACTGCCAGCGGTGAACCCTTCAACCAGAACGCCCTGACCGCTGCCCACCGGCGCCTGCCCTTCGGCACCCAGGTCAAGGTCACCAATCTCGACAACGACAGATCCGTGGTTGTCCGCATCAATGATCGCGGCCCGCATACCCGTGGGCGCTTGATCGATCTTTCACGCAAGGCTGCCGAACAGCTGGGTATGATCGGCAGCGGTACGGCGCGAGTTCGCGTGCAAGCCCTGAACAATTGA
- the gatC gene encoding Asp-tRNA(Asn)/Glu-tRNA(Gln) amidotransferase subunit GatC: protein MTLERSDVEKIAHLACLGLNEGDLPQTTAALNSILGLVDQMQAVNTDGIEPLAHPLEASQRLRADVVTESNNREAYQSIAPAVENGLYLVPKVID from the coding sequence ATGACGCTTGAACGCTCCGACGTGGAAAAAATCGCTCATTTGGCCTGCCTGGGCCTCAATGAAGGCGATCTTCCACAGACCACCGCCGCCCTGAACAGCATTCTCGGGCTGGTCGACCAAATGCAAGCCGTGAATACCGACGGCATCGAGCCCCTGGCTCACCCGCTGGAAGCCAGCCAGCGCCTGCGCGCAGACGTCGTGACCGAGAGTAATAATCGCGAGGCCTACCAGTCCATCGCGCCAGCGGTCGAAAACGGCCTGTACCTGGTTCCGAAAGTCATCGACTAA
- a CDS encoding Maf family protein: protein MNSLYLASGSPRRRELLTQIGVPFTVVSAAIDETPLTNESAVSYVERLARGKAAAGFAVLSNTSGACVLGADTAVIVDGQILGKPVDQADALAMLMALAGREHEVLTAIALTDGQHCEIVCVSSRVRFRDISVEEATTYWHSGEPQDKAGGYAIQGLGSVFVAGLNGSYSAVVGLPVCETAQLLHQFGIPCWQNLTAR from the coding sequence ATGAATTCGCTTTACCTGGCCTCGGGTTCTCCGAGGCGGCGTGAACTGTTGACCCAGATCGGTGTGCCCTTCACCGTGGTCAGCGCCGCTATTGATGAAACCCCTCTTACAAATGAATCCGCCGTTTCCTACGTCGAGCGCCTGGCGCGGGGCAAGGCTGCGGCGGGTTTTGCTGTGCTCTCAAATACGTCTGGCGCCTGTGTGCTGGGGGCTGATACGGCTGTGATCGTTGATGGTCAGATCCTCGGTAAGCCCGTTGACCAGGCCGATGCCTTGGCGATGCTGATGGCCCTGGCGGGGCGTGAGCACGAGGTGCTCACCGCCATTGCCCTCACCGACGGCCAGCACTGCGAGATTGTTTGTGTAAGCAGTCGTGTACGTTTTCGCGATATTTCTGTCGAGGAGGCTACAACCTACTGGCACAGTGGCGAACCCCAGGACAAGGCGGGCGGCTATGCTATCCAAGGCCTGGGCTCGGTGTTTGTGGCCGGGCTCAATGGCAGTTATTCGGCGGTAGTCGGCCTGCCGGTGTGCGAAACCGCACAACTGCTCCACCAATTCGGCATACCCTGTTGGCAAAATCTTACCGCGCGCTGA
- a CDS encoding calcium/sodium antiporter, whose translation MVSGLVLLILGAEILVRASVRLAASLKVRPLIIGLTIVAFGSSAPQMTVSLQATLAGNTDIAVGSVIGSSIFNILVTLGLSALIVPLRVSRQLVRLDIPVMILAGLLVFTLAANEELTPSDGLMLLVALLAYLGVLHYQTRHSRRPRTLDTVARAPWLSSVLLMLGGFLILVLAGHLLLGAAVDVASDLGLSERVIGLTLIGVGTSLPCLATSLIAALRGERDIAVGNVIGSNLFNLLGVLGLTALLAPSPLSVSPNALDFDLPVMLGVVVLCLPVFYTGYRVTRAEGLVLLGLYLAYGLHVMAFTTGMPLATKLEHLMLYYVLPVLVAFLLFSTLRAWRRQHKREPQ comes from the coding sequence TTGGTCAGCGGCCTGGTGCTGCTGATCCTCGGTGCCGAAATCCTGGTGCGCGCCTCCGTGCGCCTGGCCGCGAGCCTCAAAGTGCGGCCACTGATCATAGGCCTGACCATCGTCGCCTTCGGCAGCAGCGCGCCGCAGATGACCGTCAGCCTGCAAGCCACCCTGGCCGGTAATACCGATATCGCCGTGGGCAGCGTGATCGGCAGCAGCATCTTCAACATCCTGGTGACCCTGGGCCTGTCGGCGTTGATTGTTCCGTTGCGGGTCTCACGCCAATTGGTACGCCTGGACATCCCCGTGATGATCCTGGCCGGGCTGCTGGTGTTCACCCTGGCGGCCAACGAAGAACTCACGCCCAGCGACGGCCTGATGCTGCTCGTTGCCCTGCTCGCTTACCTCGGCGTATTGCATTACCAGACGCGCCACTCCCGCCGCCCGCGCACCCTGGACACGGTGGCCAGGGCTCCCTGGCTGAGCAGCGTGCTGCTGATGCTCGGTGGTTTTCTGATCCTGGTGCTGGCCGGGCATTTGCTATTGGGCGCGGCAGTGGACGTGGCGAGCGACCTGGGCCTGTCAGAACGTGTGATCGGGCTGACCCTGATCGGTGTCGGCACCTCCCTGCCCTGCCTGGCGACGTCGCTGATCGCCGCCTTGCGCGGCGAGCGGGACATTGCCGTGGGCAACGTGATCGGCAGCAACCTGTTCAATCTGCTCGGCGTGTTGGGGCTGACTGCCCTGCTTGCCCCTTCTCCGCTGTCAGTATCGCCCAATGCCCTGGATTTCGACCTGCCGGTGATGCTCGGCGTGGTGGTGCTGTGCCTGCCGGTGTTCTACACCGGTTACCGCGTGACCCGCGCCGAAGGCCTGGTGCTGCTGGGCCTGTACCTGGCGTATGGGCTGCACGTGATGGCGTTCACCACGGGCATGCCGCTGGCCACCAAGCTTGAACACCTGATGCTGTATTACGTCCTGCCAGTGCTGGTGGCTTTTCTGTTGTTCAGCACGCTGCGAGCCTGGCGCCGCCAACACAAGAGGGAACCGCAATGA
- the gatB gene encoding Asp-tRNA(Asn)/Glu-tRNA(Gln) amidotransferase subunit GatB: MQWEVVIGLEIHTQLATQSKIFSGSATTFGSEPNTQASLVDLGMPGVLPVLNQEAVRMAVMFGLAIDAEIGQHNVFARKNYFYPDLPKGYQISQMELPIVGKGHLDIPLEDGTIKRVGVTRAHLEEDAGKSLHEEFPGATGIDLNRAGTPLLEIVSEPDMRSAKEAVAYVKTIHALVRYLGICDGNMAEGSLRCDCNVSIRPKGQVEFGTRCEIKNVNSFRFIEKAINSEVRRQIELIEDGGKVIQQTRLYDPNKDETRAMRSKEEANDYRYFPDPDLLPVVLEDAFLNDIRATLPELPQQKRERFQEQFGLSVYDASVLASSREQANYFEKVVSIAGDAKLAANWVMVELGSLLNKQGLEIDEAPVSAEQLGGMLLRIKDNTISGKIAKTVFEAMASGEGSADEIIEKRGLKQVTDSGAISAVLDEMLAANAEQVEQYRAADEAKRGKMFGFFVGQAMKASKGKANPQQVNELLKSKLEG; the protein is encoded by the coding sequence ATGCAATGGGAAGTCGTGATCGGGCTGGAGATTCATACCCAGCTCGCCACCCAATCGAAGATTTTCTCCGGTAGCGCCACCACGTTCGGCTCCGAGCCCAACACCCAGGCCAGCCTGGTCGACCTGGGCATGCCCGGCGTATTGCCGGTGCTGAACCAGGAAGCGGTGCGCATGGCGGTGATGTTCGGCCTGGCGATTGACGCCGAGATCGGCCAGCACAACGTGTTCGCGCGCAAGAACTACTTCTACCCGGACCTGCCCAAAGGCTACCAGATCAGCCAGATGGAATTGCCGATCGTCGGCAAGGGCCACCTGGACATCCCGCTGGAAGACGGCACCATCAAGCGCGTCGGCGTAACCCGTGCGCACCTGGAAGAAGACGCCGGCAAGAGCCTGCACGAAGAATTCCCGGGCGCGACCGGTATCGACCTGAACCGTGCCGGCACACCGCTGCTGGAAATCGTCTCCGAACCGGACATGCGCAGCGCCAAGGAAGCCGTAGCCTACGTCAAGACCATTCACGCGCTGGTGCGCTACCTGGGTATTTGCGACGGCAACATGGCCGAAGGCTCGCTGCGTTGTGACTGCAACGTATCGATCCGTCCAAAAGGCCAGGTCGAGTTCGGCACCCGCTGCGAGATCAAGAACGTCAACTCGTTCCGATTCATCGAGAAGGCGATCAACAGCGAAGTGCGTCGCCAGATCGAACTGATCGAAGACGGCGGCAAGGTCATCCAGCAAACCCGCCTGTACGACCCGAACAAAGACGAAACCCGCGCCATGCGCAGCAAGGAGGAAGCCAACGACTACCGTTACTTCCCCGATCCGGACCTGCTGCCGGTAGTGCTGGAGGACGCGTTCCTCAACGATATCCGCGCCACCCTGCCGGAACTGCCGCAGCAGAAACGCGAGCGCTTCCAGGAACAGTTCGGCCTGTCGGTCTACGATGCCAGCGTCCTGGCGTCCAGCCGTGAGCAAGCCAACTACTTCGAAAAAGTCGTGAGCATTGCCGGTGACGCCAAGCTGGCGGCCAACTGGGTCATGGTCGAGCTGGGCAGCCTGTTGAACAAGCAAGGCCTGGAAATCGACGAAGCCCCGGTCAGCGCCGAGCAGCTGGGTGGCATGCTGCTGCGCATCAAGGACAACACCATCTCCGGCAAAATCGCCAAGACCGTGTTCGAAGCCATGGCCAGTGGCGAAGGCAGTGCCGACGAGATCATCGAGAAGCGCGGCCTCAAGCAAGTCACCGACAGCGGCGCGATCTCGGCCGTGCTGGATGAAATGCTCGCAGCCAACGCCGAGCAGGTCGAGCAGTACCGCGCGGCAGACGAAGCCAAGCGCGGCAAGATGTTCGGCTTCTTTGTCGGCCAGGCGATGAAAGCCTCCAAAGGCAAGGCCAACCCGCAACAGGTGAACGAACTGCTGAAAAGCAAGCTCGAAGGCTGA
- the mreB gene encoding rod shape-determining protein MreB — protein sequence MFKKLRGMFSSDLSIDLGTANTLIYVRERGIVLNEPSVVAIRTHGNQKSVVAVGTEAKRMLGRTPGNIAAIRPMKDGVIADFSVCEKMLQYFINKVHENSFLQPSPRVLICVPCKSTQVERRAIRESALGAGAREVFLIEEPMAAAIGAGLPVEEARGSMVVDIGGGTTEIALISLNGVVYAESVRVGGDRFDEAIITYVRRNYGSLIGESTAERIKQEIGTAYPGGEVREVDVRGRNLAEGVPRAFTLNSNEVLEALQESLATIVQAVKSALEQSPPELASDIAERGLVLTGGGALLRDLDKLLAQETGLPVIVAEDPLTCVARGGGRALEMMDKHTMDLLSSE from the coding sequence ATGTTCAAGAAACTGCGTGGCATGTTTTCCAGCGATCTTTCCATTGACCTGGGCACTGCCAACACCCTTATTTACGTGCGCGAGCGCGGTATCGTCCTGAATGAGCCATCGGTTGTGGCCATTCGGACCCATGGTAATCAGAAAAGTGTCGTTGCCGTCGGCACCGAGGCCAAGCGCATGCTCGGCCGTACACCAGGCAATATTGCTGCCATTCGTCCGATGAAAGACGGCGTGATCGCCGACTTCAGTGTCTGCGAGAAGATGCTGCAGTACTTCATCAACAAGGTTCACGAAAACAGTTTCCTGCAGCCCAGCCCTCGTGTGCTGATCTGTGTTCCATGCAAATCCACCCAGGTTGAGCGTCGCGCCATCCGTGAATCGGCACTCGGTGCCGGTGCTCGTGAAGTGTTCCTGATCGAAGAGCCGATGGCGGCTGCGATCGGTGCCGGCCTGCCGGTAGAAGAAGCGCGCGGTTCGATGGTGGTGGATATCGGTGGTGGTACCACTGAAATCGCCCTGATTTCCCTGAACGGTGTGGTGTATGCCGAATCCGTCCGCGTAGGCGGCGACCGCTTCGACGAGGCGATCATCACTTATGTACGCCGTAACTACGGCAGCCTGATCGGTGAATCCACCGCAGAGCGCATCAAGCAGGAAATCGGCACCGCCTACCCGGGCGGCGAAGTACGCGAAGTCGATGTGCGCGGTCGCAACCTGGCCGAAGGCGTGCCACGTGCCTTTACCCTGAACTCCAATGAAGTGCTGGAAGCTCTGCAAGAGTCCCTGGCCACCATCGTTCAGGCCGTGAAGAGTGCCCTGGAGCAATCGCCGCCGGAACTGGCTTCCGACATCGCCGAGCGTGGCCTGGTGCTGACCGGTGGTGGCGCCTTGCTGCGTGACCTCGACAAGCTGCTGGCCCAAGAGACTGGCCTGCCGGTGATCGTCGCCGAAGACCCGCTGACCTGCGTTGCCCGTGGCGGTGGTCGTGCACTGGAAATGATGGATAAACACACCATGGACCTGCTTTCCAGCGAATAA
- the mreC gene encoding rod shape-determining protein MreC, producing MKPLFAKGPSLGVRLLVLVVLSVALMVVDARFALLKPVRSQMSLVLMQTYWITDLPQRLFQGVASQFGSRTELVAENEKLKTENLLLQGRMQKLAALTEQNVRLRELLNSSALVNEKVEVAELIGMDPNPFTHRIIINKGERDGVVLGQPVLDARGLMGQVVELMPYTSRVLLLTDTTHSIPVQVNRNGLRAIASGTGNPERLELRHVADTADIKEGDLLVSSGLGQRFPAGYPVATVKEVIHDSGQPFAIVRAVPTAALNRSRYLLLVFSDNRTPEERANDAAQAQEAEDKQNGTAPVVPATVPKPAFVGPPAPAAAQAAPVATPVKPAAHNARPAKPTATKPPAATPAAKPPAAATATTRQREE from the coding sequence ATTAAACCGCTTTTCGCCAAAGGCCCCTCATTGGGCGTGCGCCTGTTGGTGCTGGTCGTGCTTTCGGTCGCGCTGATGGTGGTCGATGCCCGCTTTGCACTACTCAAGCCCGTGCGCAGCCAGATGTCGCTGGTGTTGATGCAGACCTACTGGATCACCGACCTGCCGCAACGTCTGTTCCAGGGCGTGGCCAGCCAGTTCGGCAGCCGCACCGAGCTCGTCGCCGAGAACGAAAAACTCAAGACCGAAAACCTGCTGTTGCAGGGGCGCATGCAGAAGCTGGCGGCCCTGACCGAGCAGAACGTTCGGCTGCGCGAGTTGCTCAATTCTTCCGCACTGGTCAATGAAAAGGTCGAAGTGGCCGAGTTGATCGGCATGGACCCCAACCCCTTCACTCATCGCATCATCATCAACAAGGGTGAACGCGACGGTGTGGTCCTCGGCCAGCCGGTGCTCGATGCCCGTGGGCTGATGGGCCAAGTGGTCGAGCTGATGCCCTACACCTCACGGGTGTTGTTGCTGACGGACACCACCCACAGCATCCCGGTGCAGGTGAACCGCAACGGCCTGCGCGCGATTGCCAGCGGCACCGGCAATCCTGAGCGCCTGGAATTGCGCCATGTGGCCGACACTGCCGACATCAAGGAGGGCGACCTGCTGGTCAGCTCCGGCCTCGGTCAGCGTTTCCCGGCCGGCTACCCGGTGGCGACGGTCAAGGAAGTGATCCACGATTCCGGCCAGCCGTTCGCCATTGTACGTGCCGTGCCGACCGCCGCCCTGAATCGCAGCCGCTACCTGCTATTGGTATTCAGCGACAACCGTACCCCGGAAGAGCGCGCCAACGACGCCGCCCAGGCCCAGGAAGCGGAAGATAAGCAAAACGGTACAGCACCGGTCGTTCCTGCAACGGTGCCCAAGCCTGCATTCGTGGGGCCGCCCGCACCCGCCGCTGCGCAGGCCGCACCCGTGGCCACGCCGGTCAAGCCGGCCGCCCACAACGCTCGCCCGGCCAAGCCGACGGCGACCAAGCCACCGGCTGCCACGCCTGCGGCCAAGCCTCCAGCGGCCGCCACGGCCACCACGCGGCAGAGGGAAGAATAA
- a CDS encoding carboxymuconolactone decarboxylase family protein, with product MTDQKKPGVEMRRQVMGDAFVDRALGNATEFSQPLQDFVNEHAWGSVWNREGLPLKTRSLITLAALTALKCPQELKGHVRGALNNGCTVEEIREALLHCAVYAGVPAAIDAFRAAQEVIDAYQTDQQ from the coding sequence ATGACCGATCAGAAGAAGCCCGGGGTGGAAATGCGTCGCCAGGTCATGGGCGACGCGTTCGTCGACCGCGCCCTGGGCAATGCGACCGAGTTCAGCCAGCCGTTGCAGGACTTCGTCAACGAACATGCCTGGGGCAGCGTGTGGAACCGCGAAGGGTTGCCGCTGAAGACCCGCAGCCTGATCACCCTCGCCGCCCTGACCGCGCTCAAGTGCCCACAGGAACTGAAGGGCCACGTGCGCGGCGCACTGAACAACGGTTGCACCGTGGAGGAAATCCGCGAAGCACTGCTGCATTGCGCGGTGTATGCCGGTGTGCCGGCGGCGATTGATGCGTTCCGTGCCGCCCAGGAAGTGATCGACGCGTATCAGACAGATCAGCAGTGA